In a single window of the Pseudoxanthomonas sp. F37 genome:
- the flgK gene encoding flagellar hook-associated protein FlgK, which produces MSNLLATGSSALIAFQRALSTVGHNVANINTPGYSRQRVEFEARDATYFGYGYQGNGVQIVDVRRMADSLATSRLLDSGGELARLQQLSTLSSRLDQLFSEKATGISAPWSSFFDSVNALSSNAAGSADRESVLAQANALVTRLGQIDQHLDSLDTEVNAGLTAATGEVNRLAKEIAQLNGQIGGSTSPSGDLLDRRDQLISELVAFTGGNAVTQDGGLVNVFSAGGQPLVVGATASTLVTVPDPYRPERLQVALETNGQRVTLDRRALGGQIGGLVEFRTTVLDPAVAELGRIATSLAQTFNEGHRAGMDQYGQMGTDFFSLPAPRISSNAGNTGTANLTTSVGSVAGLNAQNVLLRFDGAAWVATHPDTGASIPMTGTGTAADPLVVNGIEVVLASGTPAANDRFLLQPTAGAAGNLAVAITDPGRIAAATPVKATTDLANTGSGTLSGLRVTDAANAGLLAPADIEFIDATQYTINGTGPFAYTPGQTIAYNGWSVVLDGAPAAGDTFSVGPTGANSSDNGNAKLLSNLDDARVLNGGTLTLNGAIGGLTTQVGSAARQADYSAQAQQVIHDQAQAARDAVSGVNLDEEAADLMRLQQAYQAASQIIATADTLFQSLLAATRR; this is translated from the coding sequence ATGTCCAACCTTCTCGCCACCGGCAGCAGCGCCCTGATCGCCTTCCAGCGCGCGCTTTCCACCGTCGGCCACAACGTGGCCAACATCAACACGCCGGGCTATTCGCGCCAGCGCGTGGAATTCGAAGCCCGCGATGCCACCTACTTCGGCTATGGCTACCAGGGCAACGGCGTGCAGATCGTCGATGTCCGCCGCATGGCGGACTCGCTGGCCACCTCGCGCCTGCTCGACAGCGGCGGCGAACTGGCGCGGCTGCAGCAGCTGTCCACGCTGTCCTCGCGCCTGGACCAGCTGTTCTCCGAGAAGGCCACCGGCATCAGCGCGCCCTGGTCCAGCTTCTTCGACTCGGTCAACGCGCTGTCGTCCAACGCGGCGGGCTCGGCCGACCGCGAAAGCGTGCTCGCACAGGCCAACGCCCTGGTCACGCGCTTGGGCCAGATCGATCAGCACCTGGACAGCCTGGATACCGAGGTGAACGCCGGCCTGACGGCGGCGACCGGCGAGGTGAACCGGCTGGCCAAGGAGATCGCCCAGCTCAACGGACAGATCGGCGGCAGCACCAGCCCGTCGGGCGACCTGCTGGACCGGCGCGACCAGCTGATCAGCGAGCTGGTCGCCTTCACCGGCGGCAATGCGGTCACGCAGGACGGCGGCCTGGTCAACGTGTTCAGCGCCGGCGGCCAGCCGCTGGTGGTCGGCGCCACCGCCAGCACGCTGGTGACCGTGCCCGACCCCTACCGCCCGGAGCGGCTGCAGGTGGCGCTGGAAACCAATGGCCAGCGCGTGACGCTGGACAGGCGCGCACTGGGCGGCCAGATCGGCGGGCTGGTCGAGTTCCGCACCACCGTGCTGGATCCGGCCGTGGCCGAACTGGGACGCATCGCCACCTCGCTGGCGCAGACCTTCAACGAGGGCCACCGCGCGGGCATGGACCAGTACGGGCAGATGGGCACGGATTTCTTCAGCCTGCCCGCCCCCCGCATCTCCTCCAATGCCGGCAATACCGGCACCGCGAACCTGACCACATCGGTCGGCAGCGTGGCGGGCCTGAACGCGCAGAACGTGTTGTTGCGCTTCGATGGTGCCGCCTGGGTGGCCACCCACCCGGACACCGGCGCCAGCATCCCCATGACGGGTACGGGCACCGCCGCCGACCCGCTGGTGGTGAACGGCATCGAGGTGGTGCTGGCTTCCGGCACGCCCGCGGCCAACGACCGCTTCCTGCTGCAGCCCACCGCGGGCGCGGCCGGCAACCTGGCCGTGGCGATCACCGATCCCGGCCGCATCGCCGCGGCCACGCCGGTGAAGGCCACCACCGACCTGGCCAACACCGGCAGCGGCACGCTCAGCGGCCTGCGGGTGACCGATGCCGCCAACGCCGGCCTGCTGGCGCCGGCCGACATCGAGTTCATCGACGCCACCCAGTACACGATCAACGGCACCGGTCCGTTCGCCTACACGCCGGGCCAGACCATCGCCTACAACGGCTGGAGCGTGGTGCTGGACGGCGCGCCCGCCGCCGGCGACACCTTCAGCGTGGGTCCGACAGGCGCCAATTCCAGCGACAACGGCAACGCCAAGCTCCTGTCCAACCTGGACGACGCGCGCGTGCTCAATGGCGGCACCCTGACGCTCAACGGCGCCATCGGCGGCCTGACCACCCAGGTCGGCTCGGCGGCGCGCCAGGCCGACTACTCCGCGCAGGCCCAGCAGGTCATCCACGACCAGGCGCAGGCCGCGCGCGATGCGGTGTCCGGCGTCAACCTGGACGAGGAAGCCGCCGACCTGATGCGCCTGCAGCAGGCCTACCAGGCGGCGTCGCAGATCATCGCCACCGCCGACACCCTCTTCCAATCCCTCCTGGCCGCGACCCGCCGATGA
- the flgJ gene encoding flagellar assembly peptidoglycan hydrolase FlgJ, translated as MASVPIGALNPSLPLADAGGKPDNARIHDVARKLEGQFAQMMIKCMREAGFGDSLFPGENQVFRDMYDQQIATAMSQGRGLGLAPMIARQLGATDAATPAVPATTALSAYKRLLPGTDTGAMLDAIAGRGIGSDAHAASGMPDTITLDTMTVRPDAACEEVEQVASADPSKYARNTPERFVAEIWGHAQKAAKELGVDPRALVAQAALETGWGKRQIKTGEGGSAHNLFGIKATGWKGERARTATHEYVDGVKRTETADFRAYASPAESFADYVRLLKNNPRYQQALSAGKDIAGFARGLQRAGYATDPTYASKIASIANGPTLGKVLSAIGTTVGGPIGNAVGNAIGNALRR; from the coding sequence ATGGCGAGTGTTCCCATCGGCGCCCTGAATCCCTCCCTGCCGCTGGCCGACGCCGGCGGCAAGCCGGACAACGCGCGCATCCACGACGTCGCGCGCAAGCTCGAGGGCCAGTTCGCGCAGATGATGATCAAGTGCATGCGCGAAGCGGGCTTCGGCGACTCGCTGTTCCCGGGCGAGAACCAGGTCTTCCGCGACATGTACGACCAGCAGATCGCCACGGCGATGTCGCAGGGCCGTGGCCTTGGCCTGGCGCCGATGATCGCGCGCCAGCTGGGCGCGACCGATGCGGCCACGCCCGCGGTGCCCGCCACCACCGCGCTGTCGGCGTACAAGCGCCTTCTGCCCGGCACCGACACCGGCGCGATGCTCGATGCCATCGCCGGGCGCGGCATCGGCAGCGATGCCCATGCAGCCTCCGGGATGCCGGACACGATCACCCTGGACACCATGACCGTGCGCCCCGACGCGGCGTGCGAGGAAGTCGAACAGGTGGCCTCGGCTGACCCATCCAAATATGCCCGCAACACGCCCGAGCGCTTCGTCGCCGAGATCTGGGGCCACGCGCAGAAGGCCGCCAAGGAACTGGGCGTGGACCCGCGCGCGCTGGTCGCGCAGGCCGCGCTGGAGACCGGCTGGGGCAAGCGCCAGATCAAGACCGGCGAAGGCGGCAGCGCGCACAACCTGTTCGGCATCAAGGCCACCGGCTGGAAGGGCGAGCGCGCCCGCACAGCCACGCACGAATACGTCGACGGGGTGAAGCGCACCGAGACCGCGGACTTCCGCGCCTACGCATCGCCGGCCGAGAGTTTCGCCGACTACGTGCGGCTGCTGAAGAACAACCCGCGCTACCAGCAGGCGCTGTCGGCCGGCAAGGACATCGCCGGCTTCGCGCGCGGGCTGCAGCGTGCTGGCTACGCGACCGACCCGACCTATGCCAGCAAGATCGCCTCCATCGCCAACGGCCCCACCCTGGGCAAGGTGCTGTCGGCCATCGGCACGACGGTGGGCGGCCCGATCGGCAACGCCGTGGGCAACGCCATCGGCAACGCGCTGCGGCGCTGA
- a CDS encoding flagellar basal body P-ring protein FlgI, with translation MDTPSADRANTTPARKPRRIDTYTLLGLLAWIGLVLVCLAPAARAERIKDLAQVGGVRSNPLVGYGLVVGLDGTGDRTSQAPFTVQSLKNMLGELGVNVPANVNPQLKNVAAVAIHADLPAFAKPGQPIDITVSSIGNATSLRGGSLLMAPLRGADGEVYAIAQGNLVVGGFGAQGRDGSRVSVNVPSVGRIPNGATVERAIPNALDSGEGTITLNLHRADFTTVSRMVAALEQNFGAGNAYALDAVTVAVRAPADISRRVNFLAQVENLELTPGSAPAKVIVNARTGTVVIGAQVQVMPAAVTHGSLTVTITESANVSQPNEFSRGGQTVVTPQSSVSVSQEGNRMFKFEGGTSLDEIVRAVNEVGAAPGDLIAILEALKQAGALRAELEVI, from the coding sequence ATGGACACGCCCAGCGCCGACCGCGCCAATACGACGCCTGCCAGGAAGCCGCGCCGCATCGACACCTATACGCTGCTGGGCCTGCTGGCCTGGATCGGCCTGGTACTGGTCTGCCTGGCGCCGGCCGCACGCGCCGAGCGCATCAAGGACCTGGCCCAGGTCGGCGGCGTGCGCAGCAATCCGCTGGTCGGCTACGGCCTGGTCGTGGGCCTGGACGGCACCGGCGACCGCACCAGCCAGGCGCCCTTCACCGTGCAGAGCCTGAAGAACATGCTGGGCGAGCTGGGCGTCAACGTCCCGGCCAACGTCAATCCGCAGCTGAAGAACGTCGCCGCCGTGGCCATCCACGCCGACCTGCCGGCCTTCGCCAAGCCCGGCCAGCCGATCGACATCACCGTGTCCTCCATCGGCAACGCCACCTCGCTGCGCGGCGGCAGCCTGCTGATGGCGCCTCTGCGCGGTGCCGATGGCGAGGTCTATGCCATCGCCCAGGGCAACCTGGTGGTCGGCGGCTTCGGTGCGCAGGGTCGCGACGGCTCGCGCGTCTCGGTCAACGTGCCCAGCGTGGGCCGCATTCCCAATGGCGCCACCGTCGAGCGCGCGATCCCCAATGCGCTGGACAGCGGCGAAGGCACCATCACGCTGAACCTGCATCGCGCCGACTTCACCACCGTCTCCCGCATGGTCGCGGCGCTCGAGCAGAACTTCGGCGCCGGCAACGCCTACGCCCTGGATGCCGTCACCGTCGCCGTGCGCGCACCGGCCGACATCTCGCGCCGGGTGAACTTCCTGGCCCAGGTGGAGAACCTGGAGCTGACGCCCGGCAGCGCGCCGGCCAAGGTCATCGTCAACGCGCGCACCGGCACCGTCGTGATCGGCGCGCAGGTGCAGGTGATGCCGGCGGCGGTCACCCACGGCTCCCTGACGGTGACGATCACCGAATCGGCGAACGTCAGCCAGCCCAACGAGTTCTCGCGTGGCGGCCAGACAGTGGTGACGCCGCAGTCCAGCGTCTCGGTCAGCCAGGAAGGCAACCGCATGTTCAAGTTCGAGGGCGGCACCTCGCTGGACGAGATCGTCCGCGCGGTGAACGAAGTCGGCGCCGCGCCCGGCGACCTGATCGCGATCCTGGAAGCCCTGAAGCAGGCCGGCGCCTTGCGCGCGGAGCTCGAGGTGATCTGA
- the flgH gene encoding flagellar basal body L-ring protein FlgH, translating into MKRTTSATSLACALLLLPGCARYYGDVRPYAPMQPIQPVVAVQAPATAGSIYRAGPGLNLYADRRARDVGDLLTINLVENTAAQTSATTSVDKQSEVSLAAPNIAGAPVTLNGRDILSASINGDRGFSGAGNSAQSNRLQGSVTVTVIQRLPNGNLVVQGQKNMRLNQGDELVQIQGIVRPADISPDNTISSGKVADARIAYGGRGAIAQSNSMGWLGRFFNSPIFPN; encoded by the coding sequence ATGAAGCGCACCACGTCCGCCACCTCCCTCGCCTGCGCCCTGCTCCTGCTGCCCGGCTGCGCGCGCTACTACGGCGACGTGCGCCCCTACGCGCCGATGCAGCCCATCCAGCCGGTGGTCGCCGTGCAGGCACCCGCCACCGCCGGCTCCATCTACCGCGCCGGCCCGGGCCTGAACCTGTACGCCGACCGCCGCGCGCGCGACGTCGGCGACCTGCTGACCATCAACCTGGTGGAAAACACGGCCGCGCAGACCTCGGCCACCACCTCGGTGGACAAGCAGAGCGAAGTCAGCCTGGCCGCGCCGAACATCGCCGGTGCGCCGGTCACGCTCAACGGCCGCGACATCCTCAGCGCGTCCATCAACGGCGACCGCGGCTTCAGCGGCGCGGGCAACAGCGCGCAGAGCAACCGGCTGCAGGGCAGCGTGACAGTCACCGTGATCCAGCGCCTGCCCAACGGCAACCTGGTGGTGCAGGGGCAGAAGAACATGCGCCTGAACCAGGGCGACGAGCTGGTGCAGATCCAGGGCATCGTGCGTCCGGCCGACATCAGCCCGGACAACACCATCTCCTCCGGCAAGGTCGCCGACGCGCGCATCGCCTACGGCGGCCGCGGCGCGATCGCACAGTCCAACTCGATGGGCTGGCTGGGCCGGTTCTTCAACTCCCCCATCTTCCCGAACTGA
- the flgG gene encoding flagellar basal-body rod protein FlgG — MNQALWVAKTGLDAQQTRMSVVSNNLANTNTTGFKRDRASFEDLLYQQVRQPGGSTSSQTQLPSGLQLGTGVRVVSTSKDFQQGNPQQTGRSLDVMVNGRGFFEVLLPDGSPAYTRDGSFQINAQGELVTNSGYPVQPGIQVPEGAQSMTIGADGTVSVTMAGQAQALEIGSLTLTDFVNPSGLQAKGENLYVETTASGPAQNGTPGLNGLGSLVQGSLEGSNVNVVEELVSMIETQRAYEMNAKAISTTDSMLGYLNNNV; from the coding sequence ATGAACCAGGCCCTCTGGGTCGCCAAGACCGGACTGGATGCGCAACAGACGCGCATGTCCGTGGTCTCCAACAACCTGGCCAACACCAACACCACCGGGTTCAAGCGCGACCGCGCCAGCTTCGAAGACCTGCTGTACCAGCAGGTGCGCCAGCCCGGCGGCTCCACCTCCTCCCAGACCCAGCTGCCCTCCGGCCTGCAGCTCGGCACCGGCGTGCGCGTCGTGTCGACCTCCAAGGACTTCCAGCAGGGCAACCCGCAGCAGACCGGCCGCTCGCTGGACGTGATGGTCAACGGCCGCGGCTTTTTCGAAGTGCTGCTGCCGGACGGCTCGCCGGCCTACACCCGCGACGGCTCGTTCCAGATCAACGCACAGGGCGAGCTGGTCACCAACAGCGGCTATCCCGTGCAGCCGGGCATCCAGGTGCCCGAGGGCGCGCAGTCGATGACCATCGGCGCCGACGGCACTGTCAGCGTGACCATGGCCGGCCAGGCCCAGGCGCTGGAGATCGGTTCGCTGACGCTGACCGACTTCGTCAATCCGTCCGGCCTGCAGGCCAAGGGCGAAAACCTCTATGTCGAGACCACCGCGTCCGGCCCCGCCCAGAACGGCACGCCTGGTCTCAACGGCCTGGGCAGCCTGGTGCAGGGCTCGCTGGAAGGCTCCAACGTCAACGTGGTGGAAGAGCTGGTCAGCATGATCGAGACCCAGCGCGCCTACGAAATGAACGCCAAGGCCATCTCCACCACCGACTCGATGCTCGGTTACCTCAACAACAACGTCTGA
- a CDS encoding flagellar basal body rod protein FlgF gives MDKALYVAMTGARASLQAQGTVSHNLANVDTKGFKAALAGTEAFRIQGQGFPSRVDAVLIDPGFDGRTGSQMVTGRSLDISLQPNRWLAVQAADGGTAYTRNGELSVTPNGQLVTAGGRAVLDDNGNPIAVPPAQSIDVGADGTVSIIPQGEGPQTMAVVGRMRIVEAAQSQLARGGDGLMRPSDPQAPALAPATGNSLTVGVLEGSNVDAAGALVQMIQLQRQFEMQVKVIRSGDEMAQSSNQLLRLGG, from the coding sequence ATGGACAAAGCCCTCTACGTCGCCATGACCGGCGCCCGCGCTTCGCTGCAGGCGCAGGGCACCGTATCGCACAACCTGGCCAACGTGGACACCAAGGGATTCAAGGCCGCACTGGCCGGCACCGAGGCGTTCAGGATCCAGGGCCAGGGCTTTCCCTCGCGCGTGGATGCGGTGCTGATCGATCCCGGCTTCGACGGGCGTACCGGCTCGCAGATGGTCACCGGCCGTTCGCTGGACATTTCGCTGCAGCCGAACCGCTGGCTGGCCGTGCAGGCCGCCGATGGCGGCACGGCCTACACGCGCAACGGCGAGCTGAGCGTCACCCCGAACGGCCAGCTGGTCACCGCCGGTGGCCGTGCGGTACTGGACGACAACGGCAACCCCATCGCGGTGCCGCCGGCACAGTCGATCGATGTCGGCGCCGACGGTACGGTGTCGATCATCCCGCAGGGCGAGGGCCCGCAGACCATGGCCGTGGTCGGCCGCATGCGCATCGTGGAAGCGGCGCAGTCGCAGCTGGCGCGCGGCGGCGACGGCCTGATGCGCCCGTCCGATCCGCAGGCACCGGCGCTGGCGCCGGCCACGGGCAACAGTCTGACGGTCGGTGTGCTGGAAGGCAGCAACGTGGACGCGGCCGGTGCGCTGGTGCAGATGATCCAGTTGCAGCGGCAGTTCGAGATGCAGGTGAAGGTGATCCGCAGCGGCGACGAGATGGCGCAGTCGTCGAACCAGTTGCTGCGGTTGGGTGGTTGA
- the flgE gene encoding flagellar hook protein FlgE, with protein sequence MAFNSSLSGMRAANADLNVTSHNIANVNTTGFKESRAEFAEVFSSTGYGLLRNGIGAGVRLTNVAQQFSQGDINQTGRYLDMAVDKEGFFTVSNNGTNVYTRAGNFQRDPNGYVTTPEGYRLQVFPPRADGIGFDTGNMIDLRLLTTDSPPSPTTRVELGVTLPGNAAQPTIAPFSPTDSASYNETTSVTVYDSLGVAHQQTVYYVKTPNPNEWQMHTYVDGTSMGAPTTVQFDNNGTLTAPTNGLVTLSPFTPSTGAGVLNMTLDISGTTQYGEQFAKRIQNQDGYATGKLNEFSVSETGVVYARYSNGEDQALGQVALANFSNPQGLVSQGNNTWTHSYASGEPRIGAPGTSDFGQVASGALEASTVDLTEQLVNMIVAQRNFQANSQALSTQDQITQAVINIR encoded by the coding sequence ATGGCATTCAACAGCTCGCTGTCCGGCATGAGGGCGGCCAACGCCGACCTCAACGTCACCTCGCACAACATCGCCAACGTCAACACCACCGGCTTCAAGGAGTCGCGCGCGGAGTTCGCCGAAGTGTTCTCGTCCACCGGCTACGGACTGCTGCGCAACGGCATCGGCGCCGGCGTGCGCCTGACCAACGTGGCCCAGCAGTTCTCGCAGGGCGACATCAACCAGACCGGGCGCTACCTGGACATGGCGGTGGACAAGGAAGGCTTCTTCACCGTCAGCAACAACGGCACCAACGTCTACACCCGCGCGGGCAACTTCCAGCGCGACCCCAACGGCTACGTCACCACGCCGGAGGGCTACCGCCTGCAGGTGTTTCCGCCGCGCGCCGACGGCATCGGCTTCGATACCGGCAACATGATCGACCTGCGCCTGCTGACCACCGACAGCCCGCCCTCGCCCACCACGCGCGTCGAGCTGGGCGTCACCCTGCCGGGCAACGCCGCGCAGCCGACCATCGCGCCGTTCTCGCCGACCGACAGCGCCAGCTACAACGAAACCACCTCGGTCACCGTGTACGACTCGCTGGGCGTGGCTCACCAGCAGACGGTCTACTACGTGAAGACGCCCAACCCGAACGAGTGGCAGATGCATACGTACGTGGACGGGACGTCGATGGGCGCACCGACCACGGTGCAGTTCGACAACAACGGCACGCTGACCGCACCGACCAACGGCCTGGTGACCCTGTCCCCGTTCACGCCCAGCACCGGCGCCGGCGTCCTGAACATGACGCTGGACATCAGCGGCACCACCCAGTACGGCGAGCAATTCGCCAAGCGCATCCAGAACCAGGACGGCTACGCCACCGGCAAGCTCAACGAGTTCAGCGTGTCCGAGACCGGCGTGGTCTACGCGCGCTATTCCAACGGCGAAGACCAGGCGCTGGGCCAGGTCGCGCTGGCGAACTTCAGCAACCCGCAGGGCCTGGTCTCGCAGGGCAACAACACCTGGACGCACAGCTACGCCTCCGGCGAACCGCGCATCGGCGCGCCGGGCACGTCGGACTTCGGCCAGGTGGCCTCCGGCGCACTGGAAGCCTCGACGGTCGACCTGACCGAGCAACTGGTCAACATGATCGTGGCGCAGCGCAACTTCCAGGCGAATTCGCAGGCCCTGTCCACGCAGGACCAGATCACCCAGGCGGTGATCAACATCAGGTGA
- a CDS encoding flagellar hook capping FlgD N-terminal domain-containing protein yields the protein MTTVNGDPFAAINTSTTGAATTAKKADTLGQADFMRLMTEQLANQDPLKPLSNSEFVAQLAQFSTVQGISDLNGTVNGFTAALTGDQVLKGASLVGHSVVVPSESVALPATGDTSGLVMSPGAGKVTFEITDASGVVVDTIEVEAGAKGETAFSWDGIKANGERAPEGTYSIKATHTATDGTATALNTYVDATVDSVTIGSDGLYLNLPGLGTAPLDYVLRIGKSAS from the coding sequence ATGACCACCGTCAACGGCGACCCCTTCGCCGCCATCAACACCAGCACCACCGGCGCGGCGACCACGGCAAAGAAGGCCGACACACTGGGACAGGCCGACTTCATGCGGCTGATGACCGAGCAGCTGGCCAACCAGGACCCGCTCAAGCCGCTGTCCAACAGCGAGTTCGTCGCCCAGCTGGCGCAGTTCTCCACCGTGCAGGGCATCAGCGACCTCAACGGCACGGTCAACGGGTTCACGGCCGCGCTGACCGGCGACCAGGTGCTGAAGGGCGCCTCGCTGGTGGGCCATTCGGTGGTGGTGCCTTCGGAATCCGTCGCGTTGCCCGCCACCGGCGACACCAGCGGCCTGGTGATGTCCCCTGGCGCAGGCAAGGTGACCTTCGAGATCACCGACGCCAGCGGCGTGGTGGTGGACACGATCGAAGTGGAAGCCGGCGCCAAGGGCGAAACCGCGTTCTCCTGGGATGGCATCAAGGCCAACGGCGAGCGCGCGCCGGAAGGCACGTACTCGATCAAGGCCACCCATACGGCCACCGACGGCACGGCCACCGCACTGAACACCTACGTCGACGCCACGGTCGACAGCGTGACCATCGGCTCCGATGGCCTGTATCTCAACCTGCCCGGCCTGGGCACCGCACCGCTCGACTACGTGCTGCGCATCGGCAAGTCGGCGTCCTGA
- the flgC gene encoding flagellar basal body rod protein FlgC codes for MSNLPIFDVAGSALQAQSVRLNTIASNLSNADSIASSPEAVYKPIEPIFQARPLDADGSLTSVQVKEITQSQAPPIKRYEPGHPMADGDGYVYAPDVDPVAQMVNLISASRGYQAGVEVLNTAKELALATLTMGR; via the coding sequence ATGAGCAACCTGCCCATCTTCGACGTCGCCGGCTCCGCGCTGCAGGCGCAGTCCGTACGCCTGAACACCATCGCCAGCAACCTGTCCAACGCCGATTCCATCGCCTCCTCGCCCGAGGCGGTCTACAAACCGATCGAACCGATCTTCCAGGCGCGCCCGCTCGACGCGGACGGCTCGCTGACCTCGGTACAGGTGAAGGAAATCACCCAGAGCCAGGCGCCACCGATCAAACGTTACGAGCCCGGCCACCCGATGGCCGATGGCGACGGTTACGTCTACGCGCCGGATGTCGATCCGGTCGCGCAGATGGTCAACCTGATCTCTGCTTCGCGCGGCTACCAGGCCGGCGTGGAAGTGCTGAACACCGCCAAGGAACTGGCGCTGGCCACCCTGACCATGGGCCGCTGA
- the flgB gene encoding flagellar basal body rod protein FlgB, which translates to MSNPISNYLGVHAAALPLREQRMQLIASNLSNADTPHFKARDLDFQAALEQAAAKASPLQTTHEQHLTLLDAGPRVFERAGVQPSLDGNTVDADTERAAYGRAALEYRASLSFIESKVRTMLTAITGQ; encoded by the coding sequence ATGTCCAATCCCATCTCCAACTATCTGGGCGTCCACGCCGCGGCGCTGCCGCTGCGTGAGCAGCGCATGCAGCTGATCGCCAGCAACCTGTCGAACGCGGACACGCCCCACTTCAAGGCCCGGGATCTCGATTTCCAGGCCGCCCTGGAGCAGGCCGCCGCCAAGGCTTCGCCCCTGCAGACCACCCACGAGCAGCACCTCACCCTGCTCGATGCCGGCCCGCGCGTGTTCGAGCGCGCCGGCGTGCAGCCCAGCCTGGACGGCAACACCGTCGATGCCGACACCGAGCGCGCCGCCTACGGCCGGGCCGCCCTGGAATACCGCGCCTCGCTGAGCTTCATCGAATCCAAGGTGCGCACCATGCTCACCGCCATCACAGGCCAGTAA
- a CDS encoding chemotaxis protein → MTQDLLNRIDQRTRLAGHNRLALLLFRLGGRQLFGVNVFKVQEVLRRPSLFQLPGLPSEFVGVADVRGRSVPVLDLGLSIRHPERDPNPENAPNYLVVTEFNRSVQGFLVSGVERIVNIAVEDIHPPPELGAENSYLTAVTRFQGELIQVIDVESVLADICQSRMDATLAPEMALPADAPPMQVLVVDDSRVARSQIRSVLEQLGVTATLLSDGRQALDHLLQVHAAGENPAERYAMVISDIEMPAMDGYTLTTEIRRHPGLAGLYVLLHTSLSGVFNNAMVERVGANAFVAKYSPHELAEHVLFRLNQVAAAQMAA, encoded by the coding sequence ATGACCCAGGACCTGCTCAACCGCATCGACCAGCGTACCCGCCTGGCCGGCCACAACCGCCTCGCCCTGCTGCTGTTCCGCCTGGGCGGCCGTCAGCTTTTTGGCGTCAACGTCTTCAAGGTGCAGGAAGTCCTGCGCCGGCCCAGCCTGTTCCAGCTGCCGGGGCTGCCCAGCGAATTCGTCGGCGTGGCCGATGTGCGCGGGCGCTCGGTGCCGGTGCTGGACCTGGGCCTGAGCATCCGCCACCCCGAGCGCGACCCCAACCCCGAGAACGCCCCCAACTACCTGGTGGTCACCGAGTTCAACCGGTCCGTGCAGGGCTTCCTGGTCAGCGGCGTGGAGCGCATCGTCAACATCGCGGTGGAAGACATCCATCCCCCGCCGGAACTGGGCGCGGAGAACAGCTACCTCACCGCGGTGACGCGCTTCCAGGGCGAGCTGATCCAGGTGATCGACGTGGAAAGCGTACTGGCCGACATCTGCCAGTCGCGCATGGACGCCACGCTGGCGCCGGAGATGGCGCTGCCCGCCGACGCGCCGCCGATGCAGGTGCTGGTGGTGGACGATTCCCGCGTGGCGCGCTCGCAGATCCGCAGCGTGCTGGAGCAGTTGGGCGTCACCGCCACCCTGCTTTCCGACGGCCGCCAGGCGCTGGACCACCTCTTGCAGGTGCATGCGGCCGGCGAGAATCCCGCCGAGCGCTACGCCATGGTCATCTCCGACATCGAAATGCCGGCCATGGACGGCTACACCCTGACGACGGAAATCCGGCGCCACCCGGGCCTGGCCGGCCTGTACGTGCTGCTGCACACCTCGCTGTCGGGCGTGTTCAACAACGCCATGGTCGAACGCGTGGGCGCCAACGCCTTCGTGGCCAAGTACAGCCCGCACGAGCTGGCCGAGCACGTGCTGTTCCGGCTGAACCAGGTGGCCGCGGCGCAGATGGCCGCCTGA